One genomic window of bacterium includes the following:
- a CDS encoding prolipoprotein diacylglyceryl transferase family protein codes for MATPLSHPLLYWGGAVLVTLGAAGWLAARERLSPWTMLMAGAAALPGAVLGAKGYARMVGPAGAGEPTQAGGAVGVFAGAAFFAWLLLRLRGTRFLDYGDAAAPAVALGYALYRIGCHFNGCCFGTVTDAPWAVTFGPTTEAFAAQFGGGLIPPYAEQTLPVHPAQIYHAAAGLAGCALLLRMKHGRPGLRLSAAFILYGVTRFAIECVRGDARPILGPLDANQLACIVLVALGGLLRVSHMVPGRPADLPQEVVP; via the coding sequence ATGGCAACACCGCTGAGCCATCCGCTCCTCTACTGGGGTGGCGCGGTGTTGGTGACGCTCGGCGCCGCTGGATGGCTGGCGGCGCGTGAGCGGCTGAGCCCCTGGACCATGCTCATGGCCGGCGCGGCAGCTCTGCCCGGCGCCGTGCTCGGCGCCAAAGGGTACGCGCGGATGGTTGGACCCGCGGGGGCAGGCGAGCCGACGCAGGCCGGCGGCGCCGTTGGTGTCTTCGCAGGAGCGGCTTTCTTCGCCTGGCTCCTGCTTCGCTTGCGGGGGACACGGTTTCTCGACTACGGGGACGCGGCGGCCCCTGCCGTGGCGCTCGGATATGCGCTGTACCGCATCGGCTGCCACTTCAACGGTTGTTGCTTCGGTACGGTCACCGACGCTCCGTGGGCGGTGACCTTCGGCCCGACGACGGAGGCGTTTGCAGCCCAATTCGGCGGCGGGCTGATCCCGCCCTACGCCGAGCAGACGCTGCCGGTTCATCCCGCTCAGATCTACCACGCCGCTGCAGGACTTGCCGGCTGTGCGTTGTTGCTGCGCATGAAGCACGGACGACCCGGGCTGCGGTTGTCCGCCGCATTCATCCTTTATGGTGTGACGCGCTTTGCGATCGAGTGTGTGCGCGGTGATGCGCGGCCGATCCTGGGCCCGCTCGACGCAAACCAGCTTGCATGCATCGTGCTCGTCGCGTTGGGTGGGCTCTTGAGGGTGTCGCACATGGTCCCGGGGCGGCCGGCGGACCTCCCGCAAGAGGTCGTGCCATGA
- a CDS encoding ATP-binding protein: MPVWIATPGGSRRQVAASGFTMIESCDVASTTVLSTGDLPRDPETHFRLCLYSAVLRVVARAVAAHGSFEAAFAAYPFLAGYSNQLADHGLGGMSIEHAPARWHQAVRSWEEEYSAHLPMRALRESLGLRDEEVSLLMGIGLPEVDARFGALFEQLNGTAGLRRPTVGLLSAWWADSMDVGVLVRRLLEDGLVATVNPEAPRAEWQLTVPPLIWDAMQNRVVVSGGPWICHHPVTELSSPASLILDEGTRRRLAAIAALLDRGGEAEAVIIRGARANGRRTAMGALACATGRGVLEVRAMAQPSDPRWRTVGPLATLLHAMPVIVANPAPGETVELPDLLAYRGPVGVTLGRLGGVSGTPVRQAVSLELGLPGIEERRAHWEAALAGRTCGELDVIASRFRLTRGNLRRAAAVAVRLAALDGRASVLRTDVEAACRSLNREALETLATRISGDGDWTQLAAPPQTMTSLRELETRCRHREVLGRCAGVLAAPNPGVRTLFKGPSGTGKTLAARLLATALGMDLYRLDLSAVVNKYIGETEKNLELAFSRAEELDVILLIDEGDALLTRRTDVSTANDRYANLETNFLLQRLESYTGILIVTTNAGDRIDGAFARRMDVVVEFPLPQTQERWSIWNLHLPAGNGIDQGLLWEIADRCALSGGQIRSAALHAALSAVDRGDDVKDQDIVSAARREYRRSGAVCPLPGNP, translated from the coding sequence TTGCCGGTCTGGATCGCGACCCCGGGTGGGTCCCGTCGGCAGGTCGCGGCATCCGGTTTCACTATGATTGAGTCTTGCGACGTCGCCTCAACCACGGTCCTCTCGACCGGGGATCTCCCCCGTGATCCGGAAACGCACTTCCGGCTCTGCCTGTACTCGGCGGTGCTGCGCGTGGTGGCACGCGCCGTGGCAGCGCACGGCTCCTTTGAGGCCGCCTTTGCGGCATATCCCTTTCTCGCCGGCTACAGCAACCAGCTCGCGGACCACGGTCTGGGGGGGATGTCGATCGAACATGCACCTGCGCGCTGGCACCAGGCGGTGAGGTCCTGGGAGGAGGAATATTCCGCCCACCTTCCGATGCGTGCATTGCGCGAATCTCTCGGTCTCCGCGATGAGGAAGTCTCGTTGCTCATGGGCATCGGGTTGCCGGAGGTGGACGCGCGCTTTGGTGCGCTGTTCGAGCAGCTGAACGGCACCGCGGGTCTGCGTCGCCCGACAGTCGGGCTCCTTTCGGCGTGGTGGGCCGATAGCATGGATGTCGGTGTGCTCGTCCGCAGGCTGCTCGAGGACGGGCTTGTGGCAACAGTCAACCCGGAGGCCCCGCGCGCCGAGTGGCAGCTCACGGTTCCCCCGTTGATCTGGGATGCGATGCAGAATCGTGTAGTCGTGAGCGGCGGACCGTGGATCTGCCACCATCCGGTGACGGAGCTGTCATCACCTGCCTCGCTGATCCTCGATGAGGGCACTCGCCGCCGCCTTGCTGCGATTGCCGCATTGCTCGACCGTGGAGGCGAGGCGGAAGCCGTGATCATTCGCGGGGCCAGGGCGAACGGGCGTCGCACTGCGATGGGCGCGTTGGCATGCGCCACGGGTCGCGGCGTTCTCGAGGTTCGCGCCATGGCGCAACCGAGCGATCCGCGGTGGCGCACCGTGGGACCCCTGGCCACCCTGCTCCATGCCATGCCCGTGATCGTCGCCAACCCTGCGCCGGGGGAGACTGTCGAACTGCCTGACCTTTTGGCCTATCGGGGGCCCGTCGGAGTGACGCTCGGCCGCCTAGGGGGGGTCAGCGGCACTCCGGTGCGTCAGGCTGTCTCCCTGGAACTCGGGCTTCCTGGGATCGAAGAGAGGCGCGCCCATTGGGAAGCGGCGCTGGCCGGCCGCACGTGCGGGGAGTTGGACGTGATCGCTTCGCGCTTCCGACTCACGCGAGGCAACCTGCGGCGCGCAGCGGCGGTGGCCGTCAGGCTCGCCGCCCTGGACGGACGCGCCAGCGTGCTCCGCACCGACGTGGAGGCGGCATGCCGCAGCCTGAACAGGGAAGCGCTCGAAACCCTGGCGACCCGGATTAGCGGCGACGGCGATTGGACGCAATTGGCCGCGCCGCCGCAAACGATGACGAGTCTCCGCGAGTTGGAGACCCGATGTCGGCACCGCGAAGTCCTGGGTCGATGCGCCGGCGTTCTGGCGGCGCCGAATCCGGGGGTGCGCACCCTGTTCAAGGGGCCGAGCGGCACCGGTAAGACGTTGGCAGCCAGGCTGCTCGCCACCGCACTGGGCATGGATCTTTATCGACTGGACCTGTCCGCCGTGGTGAACAAGTACATCGGCGAAACCGAGAAGAACCTGGAGCTGGCGTTTTCGCGCGCCGAGGAGCTGGACGTGATCCTCTTGATCGACGAGGGCGACGCCTTGCTTACCAGACGTACCGACGTCAGCACCGCGAACGACCGTTACGCCAACCTCGAGACCAACTTCCTGCTCCAGCGGCTCGAATCCTATACGGGCATCTTGATCGTCACGACAAACGCCGGCGATCGCATCGACGGGGCCTTCGCCCGGAGGATGGACGTCGTCGTGGAGTTTCCACTGCCTCAGACCCAGGAGCGCTGGTCCATCTGGAACCTGCACCTGCCCGCGGGCAACGGGATCGACCAAGGGCTTCTCTGGGAGATCGCTGACCGCTGTGCGCTCAGCGGCGGCCAGATACGCAGCGCGGCGCTGCACGCGGCTCTGTCGGCGGTGGACCGCGGCGATGACGTGAAGGACCAGGACATTGTGAGTGCAGCGCGGCGCGAGTACCGCCGCTCCGGCGCCGTCTGTCCGTTGCCTGGCAATCCCTGA